In the Malaya genurostris strain Urasoe2022 chromosome 1, Malgen_1.1, whole genome shotgun sequence genome, one interval contains:
- the LOC131434595 gene encoding large ribosomal subunit protein mL43 — translation MSNSHLFLKSGFPRAPLANGVGRYVCQLQRITLKYCKNNGSSKGMRDFLENDLIDFTRANPGVVVYVKPRRHRTAVMSAEYLNGDKQWVNCRNNTREEIRKWIEVLKTQAGNSSDVRLRKLWHTDVPSVQGPWTPFTHQHPSANAVQYPCPELSRLQEKEKTATEKLIEMYQKQKLNEGKSEQS, via the coding sequence ATGTCCAATTCACATCTGTTTCTGAAATCCGGCTTCCCGCGGGCTCCGCTGGCCAACGGTGTCGGTCGGTATGTTTGTCAACTGCAGCGCATTACGCTTAAGTACTGCAAAAACAACGGTTCCAGTAAAGGAATGCGTGATTTTCTGGAGAATGATCTGATCGATTTCACCCGAGCCAATCCGGGTGTTGTGGTGTACGTGAAACCCCGACGGCACCGGACAGCCGTGATGTCCGCTGAGTATTTGAACGGAGACAAACAGTGGGTTAACTGTCGAAACAATACTCGTGAAGAAATTCGTAAATGGATTGAAGTGCTGAAGACACAAGCTGGCAATTCCAGCGATGTTCGGTTACGTAAACTCTGGCACACCGATGTACCGTCAGTACAGGGACCATGGACACCATTTACCCATCAGCACCCGTCGGCTAATGCTGTGCAGTATCCATGTCCGGAGTTGTCACGGTTGCAGGAGAAGGAAAAGACTGCTACTGAGAAGCTGATAGAAATGTACCAAAAGCAGAAATTGAACGAAGGAAAATCGGAACAGTCGTGA